One window of Gloeothece citriformis PCC 7424 genomic DNA carries:
- a CDS encoding mechanosensitive ion channel family protein: MNIPGEIIQIFQFDEETRLFWFRLGIKLAVFIIFLFLSWLVGRWTPSLVTFILRRVFTHKVALISENLIEPLEPLFRLAGTLILVSLSVNFLQEYGGFYDILKFFINLAVVISLAWLFSRLFRQFIRFYGINLIRKTGREVDELLLVFETIANILIGFIAVVAFAQSQQINLVGLLASLGIGGIAIAFAAQKTLEQLLGTFVLYLDRPFIPGEYIRLPSGLFGRVESIGLRSTKIRTAAKSTLMIVPNSTMANLEIENVTRGKKIMVLLYLDFYKQLEETEKALVEQIIKGSTDALFGIDPGSTQMALFPHGENAETRARVTFFILGSSENSLELRKRLLELANETISKKLTGYGIEFTMQEPTIYVESPVTI, from the coding sequence ATGAATATCCCCGGAGAAATTATCCAAATTTTTCAATTTGATGAAGAAACTCGACTATTTTGGTTTCGACTAGGCATCAAACTAGCTGTTTTTATCATCTTTTTATTTCTTTCCTGGCTGGTCGGTAGATGGACTCCCTCTTTAGTTACATTTATTCTCAGACGAGTTTTTACTCATAAAGTCGCTCTTATTTCTGAAAACCTAATTGAACCTCTTGAACCTTTATTTAGACTCGCAGGAACTTTAATTTTAGTTTCTTTATCGGTCAACTTTTTACAAGAATATGGAGGTTTTTATGATATATTAAAATTTTTTATTAATCTAGCAGTTGTCATCAGTTTAGCCTGGCTATTTTCCCGGTTATTTCGTCAATTTATTCGGTTTTATGGCATAAATTTAATCCGAAAAACCGGACGAGAAGTCGATGAACTGCTTTTAGTATTTGAAACGATCGCTAATATTCTAATTGGCTTTATTGCTGTTGTCGCTTTTGCTCAAAGTCAGCAGATTAATTTAGTCGGTTTATTAGCGAGTTTAGGAATAGGAGGAATTGCGATCGCCTTTGCCGCCCAAAAAACTTTGGAACAACTTTTAGGAACATTTGTCTTATATTTAGATCGTCCTTTTATACCCGGAGAATATATCCGTCTTCCGAGTGGTTTGTTTGGTCGAGTTGAATCAATTGGGTTAAGATCAACTAAAATTAGAACTGCCGCTAAAAGTACCTTAATGATTGTGCCGAATTCAACTATGGCCAATCTGGAAATTGAGAATGTTACGCGAGGGAAAAAAATCATGGTACTACTCTACCTGGATTTTTACAAACAGTTAGAAGAAACAGAAAAGGCATTAGTAGAACAAATTATCAAAGGAAGTACCGATGCCTTATTTGGAATTGATCCAGGCAGTACCCAAATGGCACTGTTTCCTCATGGCGAAAATGCCGAAACTCGTGCGAGAGTCACTTTCTTTATTTTAGGATCAAGTGAAAATTCCCTTGAATTAAGAAAACGATTACTAGAATTAGCCAATGAAACAATCTCTAAAAAATTAACTGGTTATGGCATCGAATTCACCATGCAAGAACCGACGATTTATGTAGAGTCGCCTGTGACCATTTAA
- a CDS encoding mechanosensitive ion channel family protein, with protein MIFKKLKTLLTSGILAGVMILAGFFLAPQVQSQLPIPFNNITQPSPSNQQGTNAVISDCVQLQGRCLFRIAAQKGELAERVEQIEQRLQDLAQTYANDEDAQLTITQEQVGNLRDIYASIGYKEYRLMTVTSEDAKLQQVDIPTRTEQIIEQLEQGLEQAQQEQQDSFLIRQGMIALVSLAILSLANLALSRWRWRLKRAKAQVDPSRFSGPQTVQTELDQRQKWHFREVKLLLVQIAQIILWIGGILFILGLFPQTRAAQSTVITALKIPFRISVVAIITYIAIRLGYALIARFTNAITSHYSLVHQESNRRLQLRVNTISAIAKSIIAVTFVIIGILVALSSVGLDIAPILAGAGIIGLAVSLASQNLIKDTLNGFFIILEDQYAVGDVINVGDLGGLVENMNLRITQLRDSEGRLITIPNSEIRAVANLSSQWSRADLPIPVAYQTDVDKALSLIGQIAQQMNQEPQWKANILEPPEVLGVDNFDDRGLIIRVWIKTKPLKQWDVSREFRRRLKVAFDKAGIPIPPPQQQVWFERSFATNVQGNGHG; from the coding sequence GTGATTTTTAAAAAATTGAAGACTCTGTTAACCTCTGGAATCCTTGCAGGGGTTATGATCCTCGCTGGCTTTTTCTTAGCCCCTCAAGTACAGTCCCAACTTCCTATTCCGTTCAATAATATCACTCAACCGAGTCCGAGCAATCAACAAGGCACGAACGCGGTAATTTCTGACTGTGTTCAACTCCAAGGACGGTGTTTATTTAGAATTGCCGCACAAAAAGGAGAATTAGCCGAACGAGTCGAACAAATTGAACAGCGCTTACAAGATCTCGCTCAGACTTACGCTAACGATGAAGATGCTCAATTAACCATTACTCAAGAACAAGTTGGTAATTTACGGGATATCTACGCTTCTATCGGTTACAAAGAATATCGTTTAATGACTGTCACCAGCGAAGACGCAAAGTTACAACAGGTTGATATTCCCACTCGAACCGAGCAAATTATTGAACAACTCGAACAAGGACTAGAACAGGCACAACAAGAGCAACAAGACTCCTTTTTAATCCGTCAAGGCATGATTGCTTTAGTCAGTCTTGCTATCCTATCCCTAGCTAATCTAGCCCTTTCCCGGTGGAGATGGCGCTTAAAACGGGCTAAAGCTCAAGTTGATCCCTCTCGATTTTCAGGGCCTCAAACCGTCCAAACTGAACTTGATCAACGGCAAAAATGGCATTTTAGAGAGGTCAAACTTCTTTTAGTGCAAATTGCTCAAATTATCCTTTGGATTGGGGGTATCCTCTTTATTTTGGGCTTATTTCCTCAAACTCGCGCCGCCCAAAGTACAGTTATCACCGCCCTAAAAATTCCTTTTCGGATTAGTGTTGTCGCTATTATCACCTATATTGCGATTCGCTTGGGTTATGCTTTAATAGCCCGTTTCACTAACGCCATTACCTCTCATTATTCCCTCGTTCATCAAGAAAGTAATCGGCGTTTACAATTACGGGTTAATACGATTTCTGCGATCGCTAAAAGTATTATTGCCGTAACTTTCGTAATCATCGGAATTTTGGTGGCGCTTTCTTCTGTCGGATTAGATATTGCTCCGATCCTAGCTGGTGCGGGGATTATCGGTTTAGCTGTCTCTTTAGCTTCTCAAAATTTAATCAAAGATACTCTCAACGGCTTTTTTATCATCTTAGAAGATCAATATGCTGTGGGAGACGTGATTAATGTGGGAGACCTCGGCGGTTTGGTCGAAAATATGAACCTTCGTATTACCCAATTACGAGATTCAGAAGGACGCTTAATTACTATTCCTAATAGTGAAATTCGCGCAGTAGCTAACCTATCTAGTCAATGGTCTCGCGCTGATTTACCTATTCCTGTCGCCTATCAAACTGATGTAGATAAAGCCTTAAGTTTAATTGGTCAAATTGCCCAACAAATGAATCAAGAACCTCAATGGAAAGCCAATATTTTAGAACCCCCTGAAGTTTTAGGCGTGGATAATTTTGACGATCGCGGTTTAATTATTCGCGTCTGGATCAAAACCAAACCCCTCAAACAATGGGATGTCTCACGAGAATTTCGTCGGCGTTTAAAAGTCGCTTTTGATAAGGCCGGTATTCCTATTCCTCCCCCTCAACAACAAGTCTGGTTTGAGCGTTCTTTTGCCACCAATGTCCAAGGAAACGGACATGGTTAA
- a CDS encoding DUF1830 domain-containing protein: MTQIFSPPGTDTSQQILCCYCNDTEQTIIARITNLNQRDCERVIFPKECFFFNVPPDAKLEIYRQSIIGVIEDVIPCVELQTS, from the coding sequence ATGACTCAAATCTTTTCCCCTCCTGGGACAGATACCTCTCAACAAATCCTATGTTGTTATTGTAACGACACCGAACAAACAATTATTGCTCGGATAACAAATCTTAATCAGAGAGATTGTGAGCGAGTTATCTTTCCCAAAGAATGTTTCTTTTTTAACGTTCCTCCTGATGCCAAACTAGAGATTTATCGACAGTCAATCATCGGAGTTATTGAAGATGTAATTCCCTGCGTTGAACTGCAAACCTCTTAA
- a CDS encoding sigma-70 family RNA polymerase sigma factor gives MTKETVDNVKAYLQEIGRTPLLSSQQEVELATQVQNMMALLDKENLTPEEIKIIQQGKRAKRKMISANLRLVVSIAKKYQRRGLSFLDLIQEGSIGLIRGVEKFDPSKGYKFSTYAYWWIRQAMTRAIADQSRTIRLPSHLTESLNKLKRITRQLTGELGRRPTEEEIATELEISMNELRTIRQADHRTRSYSLNMKMDDEQTELAELLADDSANPNEFVAQIELSSMVEQLLETLPPRQQEIIALRYGLKNGKQMSLEEVGHHCNLSRERVRQLQNRAMRTLKFKAFKLKNLAV, from the coding sequence ATGACTAAAGAAACCGTTGATAACGTCAAAGCTTATTTACAAGAAATTGGCCGAACTCCCCTATTAAGCAGTCAACAGGAAGTTGAATTGGCCACACAAGTTCAAAATATGATGGCTTTATTAGATAAAGAAAACCTGACTCCGGAGGAAATCAAGATTATTCAACAAGGGAAACGTGCCAAGCGGAAAATGATTAGTGCTAATCTACGCTTAGTCGTCTCTATCGCTAAAAAATATCAAAGACGAGGGTTATCTTTTCTAGATTTAATACAAGAAGGAAGTATTGGGTTAATTCGAGGTGTGGAAAAATTTGATCCCTCCAAAGGGTATAAATTTTCCACTTACGCTTATTGGTGGATACGTCAAGCAATGACTAGAGCGATCGCCGATCAAAGTCGGACAATTCGTCTTCCGAGTCATCTCACCGAAAGTCTCAACAAACTTAAACGAATTACTCGTCAACTGACTGGGGAATTAGGAAGGCGGCCTACAGAAGAAGAAATAGCGACTGAACTGGAAATTTCTATGAATGAGTTACGGACTATTCGCCAAGCGGATCATCGGACTCGTTCCTATAGTTTAAATATGAAAATGGATGACGAGCAAACCGAGTTAGCAGAACTTTTAGCCGATGATTCAGCAAATCCTAATGAGTTTGTGGCGCAAATTGAATTAAGCTCTATGGTAGAGCAACTGCTGGAAACTTTGCCTCCTCGTCAACAGGAAATTATTGCCTTACGTTATGGACTTAAAAACGGTAAACAAATGAGTTTAGAAGAAGTCGGCCATCACTGTAATCTTAGCCGAGAACGAGTTAGACAACTCCAAAATAGAGCCATGAGAACTTTGAAATTCAAAGCCTTTAAACTGAAAAATTTAGCTGTATAA
- a CDS encoding mechanosensitive ion channel family protein translates to MSGLMETVTRSIRELIASGIKLLPALITALIIIMLTRYAAELTQKVATRVGNRALRSQSLKILLSKTSFIATWVFGIILACVIAFPGLRLGDVVATLGLGSVAIGFAFQDIFKNFLAGILLLVQEPFRIGDQIIVNDYEGTVVEINIRTTEIVTYQGEKVLLPNSTVFTSAVQVRTALGRRRTDLGVGVDYNTPLSQAKDILQHTLEQVEGVLSDPEPEIDLVAFGDSSIDFIVRYWTVPQQKMVRRIQTQVILAIKQAFDRADINIPYPIRTLYFYDQDKYNDYLPDDQVNGYDNRNKQDQKLSQQR, encoded by the coding sequence ATGAGTGGACTAATGGAAACCGTTACTAGAAGTATCAGAGAACTGATTGCTAGTGGAATTAAATTGCTTCCGGCCTTAATTACCGCCCTAATTATCATTATGTTAACCCGTTATGCAGCCGAATTGACTCAAAAGGTAGCAACGCGGGTCGGAAACCGCGCTCTTCGCAGTCAATCCTTAAAAATATTACTGTCTAAAACCAGTTTTATTGCGACTTGGGTCTTTGGGATTATTTTGGCCTGCGTTATTGCTTTTCCTGGATTAAGATTAGGAGATGTTGTTGCTACTCTAGGATTAGGTTCGGTAGCGATTGGATTTGCTTTTCAAGATATCTTTAAAAACTTTTTAGCCGGCATACTTTTGTTAGTGCAAGAACCCTTCCGCATTGGCGATCAAATCATTGTTAATGACTATGAGGGGACAGTCGTGGAAATTAATATCCGCACCACAGAAATTGTCACTTATCAAGGCGAAAAAGTTTTACTGCCCAATTCTACAGTATTTACCAGTGCCGTACAAGTCAGAACCGCTTTAGGAAGACGAAGAACTGATTTAGGGGTAGGAGTGGATTATAATACCCCTCTATCTCAAGCCAAAGACATTTTACAACACACTTTAGAACAAGTTGAGGGGGTTTTATCTGACCCTGAACCTGAAATCGATCTAGTCGCCTTTGGAGATAGTTCGATTGATTTCATTGTTCGCTATTGGACAGTTCCTCAACAAAAAATGGTCAGAAGAATTCAAACTCAAGTTATCCTGGCCATTAAACAAGCTTTCGATCGCGCCGATATTAATATTCCCTATCCTATTCGTACCCTTTATTTTTACGATCAGGATAAATATAATGACTATCTACCTGATGATCAGGTTAACGGATACGACAATAGGAATAAACAAGATCAAAAACTTTCTCAACAACGTTAA
- a CDS encoding response regulator, with amino-acid sequence MNKISVVLVEDHDLSRVGLCAALQQNQEIGVIGEAANGQEALRVIRATQPDVAVVDIGLPDIDGIEVTQTLKHLATQGEELRSKILILTMHKTEDSVMAAFAAGADSYALKDISLDNLVQAIKATHEGNAWIDPAIARIVLKQAKNDALATSIAPKVPETVPPQNSHQTRVIESVDPEYQQLLESDPLTDRELDVLELIVAGCNNAQIAEKLYITVGTVKTHVRNILNKLCVNDRTQAAVRALRSGLVG; translated from the coding sequence ATGAATAAAATTAGTGTAGTTCTAGTCGAGGATCATGATTTAAGTCGAGTCGGGTTATGTGCTGCTTTGCAACAAAATCAAGAAATCGGAGTGATTGGGGAAGCGGCTAATGGACAGGAAGCTTTAAGAGTGATCAGAGCGACTCAACCCGATGTGGCTGTAGTTGATATTGGTTTACCTGATATTGATGGGATTGAAGTAACTCAAACTTTAAAACATTTGGCCACTCAAGGGGAAGAACTGCGAAGCAAAATTTTAATTTTGACGATGCACAAAACCGAGGATTCGGTTATGGCGGCTTTTGCTGCGGGAGCAGATTCCTATGCTCTTAAGGATATCAGTTTAGATAATTTAGTTCAAGCGATTAAAGCGACCCATGAAGGAAATGCTTGGATCGATCCAGCAATTGCTCGTATTGTGCTTAAGCAAGCTAAAAATGATGCTTTGGCTACCTCTATCGCTCCAAAAGTCCCTGAAACCGTTCCCCCTCAAAACTCCCATCAAACTAGGGTAATTGAGTCTGTCGATCCGGAATATCAACAACTGCTCGAAAGCGATCCCTTAACCGATCGGGAATTAGATGTTTTAGAATTAATTGTTGCTGGCTGTAATAATGCTCAGATTGCGGAAAAACTCTACATTACCGTAGGAACGGTTAAAACTCATGTCCGGAATATTCTCAACAAGCTCTGTGTTAACGATCGCACTCAAGCGGCGGTTAGAGCTTTACGTTCAGGGCTAGTCGGTTAA